The Procambarus clarkii isolate CNS0578487 chromosome 91, FALCON_Pclarkii_2.0, whole genome shotgun sequence genome includes a region encoding these proteins:
- the LOC123773986 gene encoding uncharacterized protein yields the protein MKCTEAPEATTNAGCSDLLLYQEALSCLELIASQLESNTDYPVVDHLYEKCSSAISTLRTSQPNPHISASLENLLDTLSFQKSLLDTRRYGGHGRRRTVSEGTFQYSNNKRKTCVDCLKQSANAIHSETDHSLTIQDMLLPCSAIGVSMQDVAGLDEVKQILKEAVIMPIQYPQLFKGGAKPWTRLLLYGPPGTGKTKLARSLASELCCPFYCVSSASLLSSWVGESEKLIRDLFRHAQQQAGQTIIFMDEIDSLCRKRSQTEDEHSRRVKSELLRQMEGIEDSKNASVFLLGATNCPWDLDPAFLRRFQRRIFIPLPDRKGRRTIISNQFSTVLLHLTDSEWLTLLDATEGYSGADLTHLTMAAAFQPIRDLHSSRFWRFTNDNKITPCSSDTLGAMQYPLSKLPADQVVARDVEIKDFLMAIQTTPKTVSPKTLQQYEEFSSANFQA from the exons AGGCCTTGTCATG TTTGGAGCTCATCGCTTCCCAGTTGGAGAGCAACACTGACTACCCTGTGGTGGATCACCTGTATGAGAAGTGCAGCTCTGCCATCAGTACGTTGCGCACGTCTCAGCCCAACCCACATATATCG GCATCCTTGGAGAATCTCTTGGACACATTAAGCTTCCAAAAATCCCTGCTCGATACTCGCCGTTATGGTGGCCATGGCAGACGACGTACAGTCAGTGAGGGAACATTTCAATATTCTA ATAACAAGAGAAAGACCTGTGTAGACTGCTTAAAACAAAGTGCAAATGCAATTCACAGCGAAACAGATCATAGCTTGACAATACAAGATATGTTATTACCGTGCAGTGCGATAGGTGTCTCGATGCAAGATGTTGCTGGTCTCGATGAGGTTAAGCAAATATTAAAGGAAGCGGTGATCATGCCCATCCAATACCCGCAGCTCTTTAAAG GTGGAGCAAAACCCTGGACTCGCTTGCTTCTCTATGGACCTCCAGGAACTGGGAAGACAAAACTTGCTCGATCTTTAGCCTCGGAACTTTGCTGTCCATTTTATTGTGTATCATCTGCTAGCCTTCTCTCCTCCTGGGTTGGAGAATCTGAAAA ATTGATTAGAGACTTGTTCCGTCATGCCCAGCAACAAGCAGGCCAGACTATTATCTTCATGGATGAAATTGACAGTTTGTGTAGGAAACGTTCACAAACAGAAGATGAGCACTCACGAAG AGTGAAGTCAGAACTGTTGCGGCAAATGGAGGGCATCGAGGACAGTAAGAATGCAAGTGTGTTCTTGCTAGGTGCCACCAATTGCCCCTGGGATCTTGACCCTGCCTTCCTCAGACGTTTCCAGAGGCGCATATTTATTCCTCTTCCCGACAG GAAAGGGCGCCGCACTATAATTTCAAATCAGTTTTCCACCGTGCTTCTCCACCTTACGGACTCTGAATGGCTGACACTCCTGGATGCTACCGAGGGCTACTCAGGTGCTGATCTCACTCACCTGACAATGGCTGCAGCATTTCAGCCTATTAGAGATTTGCACTCGTCTCGCTTTTGGAGGTTCACAAACG ACAACAAGATTACGCCGTGCTCCAGCGACACCCTCGGTGCAATGCAGTATCCCTTGAGCAAGCTACCAGCAGATCAG GTTGTTGCTCGTGATGTAGAAATAAAGGATTTCCTGATGGCTATTCAGACAACTCCGAAGACAGTTTCCCCAAAGACACTGCAGCAATATGAAGAATTCTCATCGGCAAATTTCCAGGCCTAG